In the genome of Nerophis ophidion isolate RoL-2023_Sa linkage group LG28, RoL_Noph_v1.0, whole genome shotgun sequence, the window ggcctgtactggtTATATATTGTCGAGGTTCCTGTGGTTTAtcagttatacagtgctcaataccggggtagagcggaatatacgttatgTCAGAAAAAAATACAGGTTTGTAGGAattaaatagcctctgtgttttttcttgacctaacctatatatatatatatatatatatatatatatatatgtatatgtatacgtatatatatatgtgtatatatatacatatatatatatatatatatatatatatatatatatatatatatatatatatatatatatatatatatatatatatttgcatacatatatacatatagttacTTTATAAGCAGTCGACTTTTGCCCCTGGCCAAATTATTTTAGCCCaatttggcccccaagtcaaaaagtttagacacccctgtaatatttggtaaaaaaaaaatatgacaaaaccATTTCAAAACGGTTTTGAAGCTACAAAACCTCTTTTtggtcacatacatatacgtgcAGCATGTAAAAAAATTACTTCAAACTCAAagatttaattaattaaaaatgttcgtaacactttagtatgggggaacacatattcaccattaattagttgtttattaacatgcaaattagtaacatattggctcttaattagtcattattaagtacttattgacGCCTTATCTTGCATGGCCTTACTATAGAACCAGTAAGCCATTTACAAAGAGTCTTCCCtctataacctcagaattattgcttattagtagggctgcaaatctttgggtgtcccacgattcgattcaatatccattcttggggtcgcgattcgattataaatcgattttttcgattcaacgcgattgtcgattggtttgttctgtgtcgtgtttgtgtcttctctcaattgctttgtttattgcagttctgattgttgctgggtcaggtttggttttggaattggattgcattgttatggtatcagtgtgtattgttttgttggattgattaaaaaaaacaacttttgattaaaaaaaaaatcgatttaaaaaaaaattagaatcgattctgaatcgcacaacatgagaatcgcaattcaaattcgACTCGATCTTTTCCCACGCCCctacttattagtaaccctaaccctaaccctaaccctaacccttatatgatcccctagtgtccaaataactctaaattaagtctttgttactttaaaaagcaactaattaatgatgaatgtcccccatactaaagtgttaccatttttGTTCATTGATTGTTGAATATTAAGATTTGATTTACAATTGGGGCGGCAcagtggaccaggggttagtgcatgtgccttacaatacgaaggtcctgagtagtcctgagttcaatccctggctcgggatctttctgtgtggagtttgcatgttctccccgtgactgcgtgggttccctccgggtactccggcttcctcccaccgccaaaaacatgcacctggggataggttgattggcaacactaaattggccctagtgtgtgaatgtgagtgtgaatgttgtctgtctatctgtgttggccctgttatgaggtggcgtcttgtccagggcataccccgtcttccgcctgaatgcagctgagataggtaccaggaCCCcacgcgaccctaaaagggacaagcggtagaaaatggatggatggatagatttacaattgaaaaaataaaaatgtgaccccTACTAGCTGGGATTTCTTCACAATAAGTTAATTAAACCTCAAAAGAAAATGTTCTGTTCTTTGTCTCCTCTACAGAAgtctttgtttgtggtgataaaTTAAGAGAGAAGCCATGGGACCTGGAATGTGGTGCTTGTTTACTCTCTATGGTCTGTCTCTCTGGAGCAACAGCATAGCCTTCACCAACAACCCTGTCCTCTCCCGGACAAGAAGAGCTCCAGATGCAAGCGGAGAAAACTCCAGGTGCTCCTACACCTTCCTGGTCCCTGAGCAGAAGATCACAGGACCCATCTGCGCAGCCCGGGGGCCCGTCCCCGACAAAGACCGAGTGACCCGCCTCGACGTGGCGGCAGTGCTCGACCTTCTGTCCAAGCAGAGGAGGGAGATGGAGACTCTGAAGCTGGTCGTGGACGTGGACGGCAACCTGGTGAACGAGATGAAGCTGCTGAGGAAGGAGAGCAGGAACATGAACTCCAGGGTGACGCAGCTCTACATGCAGCTGCTGCACGAAATCATCAGGAAGAGGGACAACTCATTGGAGCTGGCTCAGTTGGAGACACGCATCCTTAATGCCACCGCTGAGTCACTGCGCCTGTCCTCTCGCTACAAGGACCTGGAGGCCAAATATGCTGCTCTCTCGGCGATAGTCAATAACCAGTCTGTGGTCATAGGAGCTCTGGAAGAAAGTTGTATGAAAATGCACGATCGCAGACAGGAGCCGCCGCCACTGGGCCCTCCGATGGTGCATGTGGTGCCTGAAAATATTCCCGTTAACGTGCCACGCTTCACCAATGAGATCCGGGGCGACAACAGTGAAGGCTATGCCCGTGAAAGGGGCTCTCGCTCTGGACCGTCACCGACAAGTAGCACACTGGAAGTCCAGAAACCTCCTCAGTCAAACTTCAGTGCCGAAGGTGAGTAAGTACACATgtcaatacagtggaacctcaatttacgaacTTAACTGGTTTTTAGAAAAGTGTGTACAAAATCCAAATCCAGTtaatttggcacgttgtgtaaaaaaaaaaaaatcagaattttcggcttatatttaattgaatttgaCGTTTGAACTGGAACACTTTGTTATGCAAATATTTCTTAagttgaatttgatgcctgcaacatgtttaaaaagtggcaaaaaaagactgagaaagttgaggaatgctcatcaaacacttatttggagcatcccacaggtgaacaggctaattgggaaaaacGAGGGTGCCATGGTctggtgtaaaagcagcttccatgaaatgctcagtcattaacaaacaaggatggggtgagggtaaccactttgtgaacaaatgcttgagcaaattgtcccaacagtttaagaacatttgtcaaccagctattacaagaattttgggatttcaccatatagagtccgtaataccatcaaaaggttcagagaatctggagaaaactcTGCACTTAAGCAGCAagtctgaaaaccaacattgaatgcctgtgaccttcaatccctcatcaaaaagcgacgtcagtgtgtaaatgatatcaccacatggactcaggaacatttcagaaaactactgtaagaacaaaataaaactctacaacgcaaagcgaaagccattcatcagcaACACACAGAAACAACGgtggcttcgctgggctcgagctcgtCCAAGATCTGACAATCTGATTGTTTTAAATGTGCCGCCGCCACCTCGAGGATAATGAGAATCCATCAGGTCAATGAtcatgacttgtgacttgacgtGAAACATACTACAGCATTTACTTAGATggcccaatccaaacaactttcTTCTTGccgcaaaaaaaatgcaacaaactcaaaatgtgAATACACATGTTCACACAGAACAACCGGCTccctgaactttgtggatattccggaaaataaaaaaccCACAAACAATTCAAACTTATACTCTTCACGGAAGGTAACGAGGTAGGAGGTAGGAGTTGAACGTTCCCATACTCTTAATAGCCaattatatgtatacattatatatataatctgTACACATAGAGTATTTATATATCTTGTAGTTTTACAAAATGTTACACTAATCATGTTtggcacattatatatatatatatatgtatatatatatatatatatatatatatatatatatatatatatatatatatatatatatatatatatatatatatatatatatatatatatatacaatagaaagtactttattgatccctgggtgaaattcagcaccacagtttgctcacaatagacaataataataataaataatatataacatatactatatatatgatatataatatatgaataatataaatatattctacttatattctacatttaagtgcagtcaaggaacatatgcattatacagtctgatggctgtcggtatgaaggacctcctgtgtcgttccgtgttacattttggaagtctgagccttccactgaacgtgctcattctctccgcaaggtcagAGTGTAGtggatgggaggtgttgtccataatggctaggagttttgttAGACTTCTCCTCcttgacaccaccgccagagagtccagctccactcccaccacgttactggccttatCTACCAACTTTTCCAGTcagtttgtgtccctcactcttagcccgctgctccagcaagccacggcgtacaagatgGCGCCCACCACCACCAAAGAAAATCTTCAACATCCTTgtgcagatgttgaaggatctTATCCTCCTGAGGAAGAagtctgtcccttcttgtagagggcctcagcctgttttgacccattcagcttgttgtccatgtgtacaccgaggtatttataatcctctaccatgtccacatccacccccctgatggaaacaggggtcggtgaagtactcctcctccttcccaagtccacaaccagctccttggtcttcgtcataTTGAGCTGGAGATGGTTTTTTCCaaaccatgtgacaaagtcctccaccagtgccctgtattcctcatcatcaccatgctcaatacaccccactatcgcagagtcatcagaaaacttctgaaggtggcagggcTCTGATTGATACTGGAAAtcagtggtgtaaatggtgaagaggaagggggagaggactgtgccctgcagggccccggtgttgctaaacagcctgtcagacacaaagtcctgcagtcgcacatactgtggtctgtcagtcaggtaatctacaacacAAGACACCAAGGGGACCTCCACCTGCATCATCTCCAACTTCACACCTAGTAGCCTAGGCCGTATGGtatcgaaagcactggagaagtaaataaacatgaccctcacactgctcgcaggcttgtcGAGGTGGGCGTTGGCTCTGTTCAGtaggtagatgactgcgtcctccactccaagtcggggctggtaggcgaattggagtgggtccaggtggggcttgactttAGGCCGAAGTCGTTCCAGGACCATCCTCTCCATGGTtttcatgatatgggaggttagagccaccggcctgtagtccttcGACGTGCTGGGTCGCGTACACTTGAggatggggaccacgcatgaagttttccacagtgtggggactttctgtAGTCTAAGGCTCATGTTAaagatgtgctggagcacaccacagagctgtggggcgcaggctttgagcaccctggggctcacacCGTCAGGACCCGGGGCCTTGCCTGCGTGTAACTTATTTAGCTTtgcattcacctgttctgcagacaGACATACTTGGGGAATCTCAGGTGGTTGGGGAAGGGCGGGGTCATCCTTCTTAGGGTGAGGTGTTAAGTGGGGGGAGGTAATCATTGGAGTTGGGGGGCTTtgagggggggagggggtggtGGATTGGTTCGCTGAAGTTGTCAGGGGCCGGCTGGCATGTTTTGGGGGGGGTAGAGACTTCCTGTCTGAGGCTCCAGTCCAGAgaaagatgcagttggtcagtaggctctctataatgcctctgtagaatgtggtgagaatggcgGGAGGGAGCTGtcctcttttcatccgacgcaaaaagtgcatgtgctgctgagctctttttacaagagctccggtgtgtagggaccaggtcatattgtcagttatctgcaacCCCAGGGACTTGGGGCTGCTTCcgatctccaccgctgtgccgttgatgaagagtggagtgtggctggactggtgcctcttgaagtcaacgatgatcttcTTGGTTGTTGGTTCTTCACCaatcaaccagatgtttcacctcttcCCTGgaatccatgttgttgttgtcacggatgaggcccactattGTCATgttgtccgcatacttcacaatgtggttagtagttaCTAGTTacgaatctggtcaggatgcccctcgAACACCTCCGTGCTGAGGTTTTTAGGGCACTTCCAAATGGTAGGAGACTAacaagaagacccaggacacgttaagGGAGACTATGTCTCGCAgctggcctgtgaacgcctcgggatcccccagaaggagctggatgaagtggctggggcgagggaagtctggacttctcaGCTTaggctgctcccgcgacccgaccttggataagcggaagaagatagatggatggatgaatagagtttctttcattaaaaattaCAGCTCATTTTGCAAACTAATTTCCGGGCTCGTAGGCGGATTATACCTGATGCGGAACGAATCTGGTGGGCTGTACGCTTCACATCCCTGATCCATACATTTCTATGGATTTATTCAACCATTGGAGAGCATCCATCAATTTGCAGGTCAACCATAACAACATTATTCACACTAACTTTGAGTGCAGCTGCAGGTGGTCCCATGGCCCCGTTTTCAAAGGTTAGAATCTGCAAATTCAGCTGCAGCGTGACCCCTTTGCTCAACAGAAAGAGCAAACACCAGTATGGAAATAAAAATGCTGTAATGTCTGAAACGAGGCTGGGGACTTAAAGCAAAGCAAAGAAAAACCCCACAAGCCCGATTTTGCTCATCAACAGAAATTCCTCGCACATTTCGCTCACCCTCACCCAAGAATAATAACGTGTGTAGGGTTTCAGCACAGCTGTACATGGAAATGATCCGCGACCAGACTGTTCCATTGCATTGCAGACATGGACCAAGCCCAGACTGGCATGATTGGTTCAAAACCACAAAGTGTCTCAGGTCTACCAAATCCAGTGATTAATACTTCATAAAGTACTCCAAAAAACGAGTAGACAGTATCTATTTGTTGCAATTACATTATTAGCTGGGTAGGGGTTACTTTCACGTTGACTGCAACAAAAGTGATTGTAATTAGAAGGTTTCAGGAAATATCTTGATGAAAAGCAGACATCCACAGGACTTTAGACAGGAATGAGGGCTACTAAATAATTAAAACATGACCTAATTAGCCTCTATTTCCTGTGCTGCACAAACCTCGATAAATGTGTTTGCTATTACTCTATCATCTTGtgggtgtttgtttttttcccatgtACCAGATGTATACTAAAGGCAATGTTTTTGCATCAACAGTCATGAAAAGTGTCCcgtagagcaaaaaaaaaaactttctccAGGGGTGCTGCTGGATAGTTAGATAAAACATTGGAGGGCATTTTTCTGAATTATCCTATGTCATCTTCAAAAGATATGGACGATTAAAAGAAAATCCAAAACAATATATGAATGCAGCAGaccaatatattattattatcattagatGACTTAGACTCGCTTGAAATCTTGTATGTCTTGTTTATGTTTCTTCAACTGATTGGTATCgtatttctgtttttgtacaaagtTTGTATACTATGAACAGGATAATATGTACTAGTCATTAGTCATTTGGAGGTCCAAGGACCAAAGCTAGTCATTGGGGCCCTGCTCATGACAAAAACAACTAGAGGCCCTTTTCCCATCTAAGGTTCAGGAACTTTGGGTTCCTGGAACGTCGAGCTCCTGGAACTGTAGGTTCCTGTAGAAATGTGGAGTTTGTGTATCTAAcagatttcacagttcagggtagtttatacaaatcaagCTGATCTCGTATGGAGGAGTGGTTTAGTATATTCCCACACTCATACCATGTAAATAGTTATGATCATTGTTTAATTTATTTCAAAACATGTAAACAGATACAATTTGATACATCATCTAATAATGACACGTGTTCTTTTCTCTTTacacatttttgaagaaaaaaaagtaggGAGAAGCAAAGGTTATTTAAACCCACCCCTTTTCAAAGTCATAGCAATTACTTACATATTaattcacttcctgttctgaTCTTGTGATTGTAACAACATTTACACAATTTCcctggtggattcggggacacttggcctggcgaacCACGCCTGGTTGTGTTCCCttattttttgttgcatttcttgccctcgtttccctcacctgtgcCTGATTGGCAGCCCGACACACCTGGTcacagttgccaatcaggctgctatttatgcctgcctcgcctgttcCTCAGAGCTCAGGGATTGATTATGTTTGAGAACCTTTGTATGCATGACTGCTTCCCCTCTGTTTAAGTATATTAAAATCCTCTTTCCTGTGCATCGATCTCCtgttttctgcatcttggggtcacaacagTGACgagcggtgaggttcatggctggtgaggcactgacttcatcacagtcagatttataaacatatgaaccctatagagcaggggtcgggaacctttttggctgagagagccatacaagccgaacattttaaaaagcatttccgtgagagccatataatatatttttttaacactgaatacaactaaatgcgtgcatttttaagtaaga includes:
- the LOC133545013 gene encoding angiopoietin-related protein 1-like — translated: MGPGMWCLFTLYGLSLWSNSIAFTNNPVLSRTRRAPDASGENSRCSYTFLVPEQKITGPICAARGPVPDKDRVTRLDVAAVLDLLSKQRREMETLKLVVDVDGNLVNEMKLLRKESRNMNSRVTQLYMQLLHEIIRKRDNSLELAQLETRILNATAESLRLSSRYKDLEAKYAALSAIVNNQSVVIGALEESCMKMHDRRQEPPPLGPPMVHVVPENIPVNVPRFTNEIRGDNSEGYARERGSRSGPSPTSSTLEVQKPPQSNFSAEGPFRDCLEAQEAGHITSGMYLIKPDETDRSLQVWCEQDMDNGGWTVIQSRKDGSVNFFRNWENYKSGFGNIDGEYWLGLEGIYKLGRQGDYKLQVELEDWMAKKVYAQYSSFHLEPESEGYRLRLGTYRGNAGDSLSSHNGKQFTTLDRDKDAFSGNCAHFHKGGWWYNACGQANLNGVWYSGGVYRSKFQDGIFWADYGGGFYSMKSVRLMIRPIDA